TGCAGCCTCTCCTCTGCCCATTTAAAGTCGCCGCCGTCAGGGTTTGATGAATTGGTGTTAATAGAATAATTTCCCTGAAGAAAGCCGTGAATGGAGATATCAGAGGCCAATACGTAAGAAGATGATAGAATAAAGAACACAGAGAATAGGATAATAAAAGATATTAAAAACCCCTCACCCTGACCCTCTCCCACAAGGGGAGAGGGAAGCGTCCCCTCACTTGATGGGAGGGGCAAGGGGAGGGTGGAAATATTATCTTTTAAATTTTCCTTACAAGAATGCATACAAATCCTGCGCCTTCTACTAATCCTTTACACACAGCCTCTTTGTGAGGTGTTTCAGATGGTGGTTGGCAGAGTGTTGATGAATATTTTTCGACTGCCAGCCCGGTTTTTTCTATCATCTCAGCGACTTCATCAGCACTGTAAAAGTGTGCGTATCTATATATCGGATGTCCTTCAGCCTTCTTTTTCATATAAAGTTGACCCCACAGGCTTTCCCTATTAATTATCCCGACAATCAGGCCCCCGCCTTTCTTTAATACCCTTTTAGCTTCAGAGAATACTCTTTCTGGGTCATCTACAAAACAGAGTGTGAAAAGCAAAAATACTGTTCCAAAGGATTCATTTTTAAAGGGTAGTTTTTCTCCCTTTGCCTTTTTAACCTTTATCCCACGCTTCTTCGCTATTTCTAATACACTGGGAGAAGGGTCTATGCCAAACTCAATCCCCAATTCCTTTGCAAATCTCCCTGTTCCTACTCCAATCTCAAGAAAAGGCTTTTCAATATCTTTCATCAAAAGCTTGACTGCCTCAACCTCCATTTCAAATAATACTTTACCTTCCGAAGAATCAAACCACCTATCATAATCCTCTGCGTATAAATCAAAGGCTTCAGTAGCGCCTTGTTTCATAAATAACTTACTATTACTGTCATTCCGAGCGAAGCGAGGAATCTCGTTCTTGAGATTGCTTCGGCTGACTTTTGTCAGCCGAAGCAATGACAGGGCTACTCTCACTCAATCCATCTCCTTGGTGGCTGCTTAAGGTATCTCTCTGAAAAGAGACTGTCTTCAATACCGATGTTGTAATCCGCCTTTGTATATGCGACCTCTGTCCTGTGGCCGCTCTGAAGGTTTTTTATCGCCCTTTTTGTGACTGTTGGGAATCCTTTGATACTCTTAACCTCATCAGCAGAAAATACTTTATAAAGCTCTCCTCGTCTGTCATAGTATTCTTCTTTTAAGGGCAGGAAATTATCTTTATCAATCCACGAAATCTTATAACTATAATCCACATCCTGAAGTTTTGGAGAACTCTTTATTACATGGCAGTCTCTTGTACCGAGCTTTTCTTCCTTCACGATGGTGTGTATATCATCTTCAATATCCCTTCCAGAAACATCCTCATATGTAAAATCAGAGCCGACAAAGCTTGAGCGTTTATCCTGCGCAGCAATCCTCCTCACCATGTTTATTGCAGGCACAAAGAGCCATCTGTCATCGTCTTTCACAGGATACTTATAAACCATGAATGTCATATCTCTTACATCTGCTGGCTGGAAAAAGTAGATAAAATACTTCTGGTCACCGCCAGGCTCACCATAATTTTTTCTCAACATCGTAAGCTCTCTTATCCTCTCCCCGCCGCCCTTGCTTATGAGTTTCATCATTACCCTTGCCTTAAAGTCCTTGCCAGGATAAAGAAAGGCTGCCTGTGATCTCTTCATGACCTCATCTGCTGTAAGGGCAGATGCATTTAATGGCAAAGTCAAAATAAAAAATATCAGTAGGTAGCGTAACATTTTAAATACCTCCTTCGAACGATTTCTCTGTAATGTTTTGTCATTCCCACGAAAGTGGGAATCCAGAAACTAACGATATGGATTCCTGCCTTCGCAGGAATGACATCAGTGTTTTGTAACTTCTTACTTTCTACTTCTTACTTGTTTTGTCTATCCCCATTGCCCTGAGTATAGGCATCATCGGACACCAGTTGGTAAATGCTGACTGAAAAAGATTTAGCCCCATAAAGGCAGTCAATATCAGCCACTTCGGCGAATGCACCTGTGCCAATCCCAGGCTTACCAATACTACAACCCCTGCTATTCCCCTGAGAACCCTCTCCATCATTTCAAACCCCCTTTAAATAGCCAGCCTTTCAGTAATGTTATCAGCGCTGGCAGATAGATTATTGTCATTATTGCACTCAACATCATCATGCTTACAATAAATGCGCCAACAGTTATATAAGGTGTAAGTGGCGCAAACATCATCACAGAGAAGGCTGATGCAAAAAGCACTCCATTACGCATTATCCCCTTGCCAGGCCTTGCAGCAGTCCATAATAAAGAATCAGTGACGAGTGACGAGTGACGAGTGACGAGTTCGGACTCCGAACTCTGTTCCGCCAATCTTTGCTTAAACCTGCTTATAAAATGAATCGCAAAGTCAACTGCCATGCCGAGGGAGAGACATGAAAGTACAGATATAGGCATGTCGAAGTCCTTGCCGATATATCCAACAACTCC
The Nitrospirota bacterium genome window above contains:
- a CDS encoding class I SAM-dependent methyltransferase — translated: MKQGATEAFDLYAEDYDRWFDSSEGKVLFEMEVEAVKLLMKDIEKPFLEIGVGTGRFAKELGIEFGIDPSPSVLEIAKKRGIKVKKAKGEKLPFKNESFGTVFLLFTLCFVDDPERVFSEAKRVLKKGGGLIVGIINRESLWGQLYMKKKAEGHPIYRYAHFYSADEVAEMIEKTGLAVEKYSSTLCQPPSETPHKEAVCKGLVEGAGFVCILVRKI
- a CDS encoding outer membrane lipoprotein-sorting protein — encoded protein: MLRYLLIFFILTLPLNASALTADEVMKRSQAAFLYPGKDFKARVMMKLISKGGGERIRELTMLRKNYGEPGGDQKYFIYFFQPADVRDMTFMVYKYPVKDDDRWLFVPAINMVRRIAAQDKRSSFVGSDFTYEDVSGRDIEDDIHTIVKEEKLGTRDCHVIKSSPKLQDVDYSYKISWIDKDNFLPLKEEYYDRRGELYKVFSADEVKSIKGFPTVTKRAIKNLQSGHRTEVAYTKADYNIGIEDSLFSERYLKQPPRRWIE
- a CDS encoding DUF2892 domain-containing protein, giving the protein MMERVLRGIAGVVVLVSLGLAQVHSPKWLILTAFMGLNLFQSAFTNWCPMMPILRAMGIDKTSKK